The proteins below are encoded in one region of Clostridiales bacterium:
- a CDS encoding Gfo/Idh/MocA family oxidoreductase → MLKVAIVGAGTMGSVHSNSYRSVRGAKVVAICDIRPDRATKAASAHGAKCYEDYDMMLRNEKIDVVDICLPTYMHKGFALKAISYGKHVFCEKPIALSIGDAREMVDGARNRGVKFSVGHVVRFFPAYAKAVKNIKEGKIGIPKLIRTTRTGAYPSWSWNNWYSNYDCSGGPMVDLIIHDIDWIRYNFGDVERVFARDLYGRKIDNLDHCLITLRLKNGAIAHIEGSWAYPKGSIFGTTFEIIGTKGQIEFDSRSSAPIKKYVPNGDAVRTSIESPMFPDEEPYTMEIQKFIDCITENKKPLVSGEDAIKALEISLAAVKSARTKEVVLPGGDN, encoded by the coding sequence ATGCTAAAAGTAGCGATTGTAGGAGCAGGCACCATGGGCAGCGTCCACAGCAACAGTTATAGGAGCGTTCGGGGAGCAAAAGTTGTTGCCATATGCGATATACGACCTGATAGAGCGACAAAGGCAGCTTCTGCGCATGGAGCGAAGTGCTATGAAGATTATGATATGATGCTCAGGAACGAAAAGATAGATGTTGTGGATATATGCCTTCCAACATATATGCATAAGGGATTTGCCCTAAAGGCTATATCATATGGGAAACATGTGTTTTGTGAGAAGCCTATTGCGTTAAGCATAGGTGATGCCCGGGAAATGGTAGATGGTGCCCGAAACAGAGGAGTTAAATTTTCCGTGGGGCATGTCGTAAGATTTTTCCCCGCATATGCAAAAGCTGTTAAGAACATCAAAGAAGGGAAAATAGGCATCCCAAAACTGATAAGGACGACGCGGACCGGTGCGTATCCTTCATGGAGCTGGAATAACTGGTATAGCAATTATGATTGCAGCGGAGGGCCCATGGTAGATCTTATTATCCATGATATAGACTGGATAAGGTATAATTTTGGAGATGTAGAAAGAGTGTTTGCAAGAGACCTGTATGGCAGGAAAATAGATAATTTAGACCATTGCCTTATAACGCTTAGGCTTAAAAATGGCGCAATAGCACATATTGAAGGGAGCTGGGCATATCCTAAGGGTTCCATATTCGGTACCACATTTGAAATAATAGGTACAAAGGGCCAGATAGAATTTGACAGCAGAAGCAGCGCGCCCATAAAAAAGTACGTACCAAACGGCGACGCCGTGCGGACATCCATCGAAAGTCCGATGTTTCCGGATGAAGAGCCGTATACCATGGAGATTCAGAAGTTTATAGATTGTATAACAGAGAATAAGAAGCCGTTGGTTTCAGGAGAAGATGCCATAAAGGCTCTTGAAATATCTCTTGCAGCGGTCAAGTCTGCAAGGACAAAGGAAGTAGTTCTGCCCGGAGGTGATAATTGA
- a CDS encoding alkaline phosphatase family protein, giving the protein MKKKKFACLFLISAMIFSILPVIRFAKQVHAKNADKHGTLTSMESDVDYIDPDDDYVVYINWDGFAKYYYDLANKGKNTKTLVLNSLVKSGVMFENAYTGVPSITNAMQPAIVSGAWPFVTGNAYRYFDKKTNTVIQFGRENKAETIAEAAGRQGLMVASVHQFTLENRGTVAGDPAKPYITAGDNADYAARFDEAIKLIKGEKVKSGSGEIQPDGMPRFLALYMDDLDALGHNEKTAYGVPVATTEDGRLKNVTERLHEMDAKLGEFIQACKDRGIYDNMTFVLTTDHGMAPFGQQGILPDKYGYSKLADLVDTIESLGYKVEVLSQNQSPKPDTDIVIVCVGLEAQISFTGDYTNSDIDKIVKAVRRKKYAGEIMDKLEMQRRGAIDGFADLVISPKPPYSFKTDTGKLYIARGQHDSLDESAQHIFSIMWGKGIKKGYAYTEKIYNIDFARTMAKLLGIEGPKDATGNILTEAFSKSYGSGK; this is encoded by the coding sequence ATGAAAAAGAAAAAATTTGCATGTCTTTTTTTGATATCTGCAATGATTTTTTCAATACTTCCGGTTATAAGATTTGCAAAACAAGTACATGCTAAGAATGCCGATAAACATGGTACACTTACATCGATGGAGAGCGATGTGGATTATATTGATCCCGATGACGATTACGTCGTGTATATAAACTGGGATGGATTTGCAAAATATTATTATGATTTGGCAAATAAGGGGAAGAATACAAAGACGCTTGTACTTAACAGTCTGGTAAAAAGCGGCGTGATGTTTGAAAATGCTTATACAGGAGTGCCTTCTATAACAAATGCAATGCAGCCTGCAATAGTATCGGGGGCATGGCCTTTTGTTACGGGGAATGCATACAGGTATTTCGATAAAAAGACCAATACCGTGATTCAATTTGGAAGGGAAAATAAAGCGGAGACTATTGCGGAAGCGGCAGGAAGGCAGGGCCTGATGGTTGCTTCGGTGCACCAGTTTACGCTGGAGAACAGGGGGACTGTTGCAGGAGATCCTGCAAAGCCCTATATCACGGCAGGTGATAATGCTGACTATGCCGCAAGATTTGATGAAGCTATAAAGTTGATTAAGGGTGAAAAAGTAAAGAGCGGCAGCGGTGAAATCCAGCCCGATGGGATGCCGAGATTTTTAGCTCTTTATATGGACGACCTTGATGCTCTCGGGCACAATGAAAAGACTGCATATGGAGTGCCTGTCGCAACAACTGAGGATGGAAGGCTTAAAAATGTGACAGAAAGGCTGCACGAGATGGACGCCAAACTTGGGGAATTCATACAGGCCTGCAAGGACAGGGGCATCTATGACAACATGACTTTTGTGCTTACGACTGATCATGGGATGGCGCCATTTGGCCAGCAGGGAATACTACCTGATAAATATGGATATTCCAAGCTTGCCGATCTTGTAGATACAATAGAGAGCCTTGGTTATAAAGTCGAAGTGCTGTCCCAGAACCAGAGTCCAAAACCTGATACCGATATCGTAATTGTATGTGTAGGACTTGAAGCCCAGATATCCTTTACAGGAGATTATACAAATTCCGATATTGACAAAATCGTAAAAGCCGTAAGGCGCAAAAAGTATGCCGGCGAAATAATGGATAAGCTTGAGATGCAAAGAAGAGGGGCAATCGACGGCTTCGCCGACCTTGTAATATCGCCAAAACCTCCATATAGTTTTAAAACAGACACAGGCAAATTATATATTGCAAGAGGACAGCATGATTCATTGGATGAAAGCGCCCAGCATATATTCTCAATTATGTGGGGAAAAGGAATAAAAAAAGGATATGCATATACAGAGAAGATATACAACATCGATTTTGCAAGGACCATGGCAAAACTTCTGGGAATTGAGGGACCCAAGGATGCAACAGGTAATATACTGACGGAAGCTTTTTCAAAGAGTTATGGATCGGGAAAATAA
- a CDS encoding Gfo/Idh/MocA family oxidoreductase, whose protein sequence is MEKIKIGMVSFEHMHALSYAKALSKMEDVEISGVADSDMYRGTQAASMFNTKYYQDYRKLLETPVDGVVICTCNKLHMPTVIDAAKAHKYIMVEKPFATNTKEADAMLKACRDNGVKMMTAFPLRFNQAVIEAKKQIDRGDIGDILCITGINHGKMPSGWFLDINKSGGGAIIDHTVHVADLMRWFTGSEVKTVYAETGNMLYNTGIDDCGILNVEFENGVFATIDTSWAHHKNYPIWPEVYMEIIGTKGVLKVDAFKQVERVYSEESGEITDDVWGSDGDEGLMREFVNTIKTGKEPSETGLDGAKAMWIALAAYASSKSHKVEKVVYGG, encoded by the coding sequence ATGGAAAAAATTAAAATTGGAATGGTAAGCTTTGAGCATATGCACGCTTTGAGTTACGCAAAGGCTCTTTCAAAGATGGAAGATGTTGAAATTTCAGGAGTTGCGGATAGCGATATGTATAGAGGAACTCAGGCTGCTTCGATGTTTAATACAAAATACTATCAGGATTACAGGAAGCTTCTTGAAACCCCGGTTGACGGAGTTGTAATATGCACATGCAATAAGCTCCATATGCCGACCGTTATCGATGCCGCGAAAGCCCATAAATATATTATGGTGGAAAAACCGTTTGCGACAAATACAAAAGAAGCTGATGCAATGCTGAAAGCCTGCAGAGATAACGGCGTAAAAATGATGACCGCATTCCCTTTGAGATTCAATCAGGCGGTTATTGAGGCAAAGAAGCAGATCGACAGGGGAGATATAGGCGACATATTGTGCATTACCGGGATAAATCACGGCAAGATGCCATCGGGCTGGTTTCTGGATATAAATAAGTCCGGAGGCGGTGCGATAATCGATCATACCGTACATGTAGCGGATCTTATGAGATGGTTTACTGGAAGCGAAGTTAAAACAGTATACGCCGAAACAGGCAATATGCTATATAATACAGGAATAGATGACTGCGGAATTTTAAATGTGGAATTTGAAAACGGAGTATTCGCTACGATCGATACGAGCTGGGCGCATCACAAAAATTATCCTATATGGCCGGAAGTTTATATGGAAATAATAGGGACAAAAGGTGTATTGAAGGTAGATGCTTTCAAGCAGGTGGAAAGGGTTTATAGCGAAGAGAGCGGAGAAATAACCGATGATGTTTGGGGGAGCGATGGTGATGAAGGCCTTATGCGTGAATTCGTAAATACAATAAAGACGGGCAAGGAGCCTTCAGAGACAGGTCTTGACGGCGCGAAGGCCATGTGGATTGCCCTTGCTGCATATGCATCATCGAAAAGTCATAAGGTAGAAAAGGTAGTATACGGGGGATGA
- a CDS encoding alkaline phosphatase family protein, with the protein MNSAMDTRKQKEHVVYINWDGFAWYYYELANKNGSLKTHFINELAKSGVLFTNAYTGIPSITNPMQTAIVCGAWPKTTGNCYRYYDRKTNKVIQFGRENKAETIAEAAVRQGINAASVQQFILQDRGTKAGDNKNPYIQYEKADYSLRFDTAIKLIKGEAVGKWGQRIRLREIPGFLALYMDDLDGIGHNNGTTYGVRRVKTEEDRVNSVLKRLNEMDEKLEEFVQASKDVGIYDDTSFILTSDHGMAPYGQQDLEYDGYGYTKLIDLIKTIESLNYRVDVLDKGQGASHDADIVIVCVGLEAQLTFARDYSDDEIVRIINAVKDKPYTGAIMTRDEMEKRGAMEGFADLLISPKPPYSFQPSRRLFIAGGQHDSLDESAQHIFSMMWGKGIKKGYVYTKKMYNIDFARTMAKLLGIDGPKDATGGILEGALLQR; encoded by the coding sequence TTGAATAGCGCGATGGATACAAGAAAACAAAAGGAACATGTAGTATATATAAATTGGGATGGGTTTGCATGGTATTATTATGAACTGGCTAACAAAAACGGAAGCTTAAAAACACATTTTATAAATGAGCTTGCAAAATCAGGAGTGCTGTTTACAAACGCATACACGGGGATACCGTCAATAACCAACCCTATGCAAACGGCAATCGTATGCGGAGCATGGCCTAAAACTACGGGTAACTGTTATAGATATTATGACAGGAAAACAAACAAAGTTATCCAGTTTGGAAGAGAGAATAAAGCTGAAACCATAGCCGAGGCGGCAGTAAGGCAGGGCATTAATGCCGCCTCGGTGCAGCAGTTTATTTTACAGGACAGGGGAACTAAAGCCGGCGATAATAAAAATCCGTATATACAATATGAAAAGGCCGATTATTCTTTGCGCTTCGATACAGCTATAAAACTCATAAAGGGGGAGGCTGTCGGTAAATGGGGACAGAGAATAAGGCTAAGGGAAATACCGGGATTTTTAGCCCTTTATATGGATGACCTCGATGGCATAGGTCACAACAACGGGACAACTTATGGCGTACGGCGGGTAAAGACTGAAGAGGACAGGGTAAATAGCGTATTAAAAAGGCTAAATGAAATGGATGAAAAACTTGAAGAATTTGTACAGGCCTCCAAGGATGTCGGCATATATGACGATACATCGTTTATACTTACATCTGACCATGGCATGGCCCCATATGGGCAGCAGGACTTAGAGTATGATGGATATGGTTATACAAAACTTATCGATCTTATAAAAACTATAGAAAGTTTGAATTACAGGGTTGATGTATTAGATAAGGGACAGGGAGCATCACATGACGCTGATATCGTAATAGTATGCGTGGGGCTTGAGGCACAGCTTACATTTGCAAGGGATTATTCAGATGATGAAATTGTAAGGATTATAAATGCCGTTAAGGATAAGCCTTATACAGGCGCAATAATGACAAGGGATGAAATGGAGAAAAGGGGAGCCATGGAAGGTTTTGCAGATTTGCTGATATCTCCAAAACCGCCGTATAGCTTCCAGCCGAGCAGAAGACTTTTTATAGCCGGCGGGCAGCATGATTCACTGGATGAAAGCGCCCAGCATATATTCTCTATGATGTGGGGAAAAGGCATAAAAAAGGGTTATGTATATACAAAGAAGATGTACAATATCGATTTTGCAAGGACCATGGCAAAACTTCTCGGTATCGATGGACCAAAGGATGCGACAGGTGGTATACTAGAAGGAGCTTTGCTGCAGAGGTGA
- a CDS encoding Gfo/Idh/MocA family oxidoreductase, with the protein MELKAAVIGCGRISPMHLVSIKKTKNARLVAVCDIKEDRARAAAAANGCRYYTDYKKMLDDEDLDVVHICTPHYLHHDMAVYAAQRGIHVITEKPMAINYGDALDMVKKCRENGVTLSVMFQNRYNRAVQYIKQEIGSGNLGRVLSARIIVTWDRRDEYYLKSDWKGTWDKEGGGVVIDQAIHSIDIVRYIIGKEALSVEACIHNRRHKKFKIEDTAEGIIEFEDNILASFYTMNYFTFDMPIEITFHCEKGVCGINGDEGFISYKDGRYVSIKPLDEDKIDYGNGAKKYWGYCHFIEIKNAYEAIEDKRNVDVNGEDCLKTQQIINSIYESGKSGFKIYLKHDANI; encoded by the coding sequence ATGGAACTTAAAGCAGCAGTCATAGGTTGTGGAAGGATATCTCCGATGCATTTGGTATCTATTAAGAAAACTAAAAATGCAAGGCTTGTCGCGGTATGCGATATAAAAGAAGACAGGGCAAGGGCTGCCGCGGCAGCGAATGGGTGCAGATATTATACTGATTATAAAAAAATGCTGGATGATGAAGATTTGGATGTGGTGCATATTTGCACGCCCCATTATCTTCACCATGATATGGCCGTTTATGCAGCGCAAAGGGGTATTCATGTCATAACAGAAAAACCTATGGCGATTAATTATGGAGATGCCCTGGACATGGTTAAAAAATGCAGGGAAAATGGCGTTACTTTATCTGTGATGTTTCAAAACAGATATAACAGGGCGGTTCAATATATAAAGCAGGAAATAGGAAGCGGAAACTTGGGAAGAGTTCTTTCGGCCAGGATAATAGTTACGTGGGACAGAAGGGATGAATATTATCTTAAAAGCGACTGGAAGGGTACATGGGATAAAGAAGGCGGCGGGGTCGTAATCGATCAGGCTATCCATTCCATAGATATCGTAAGATATATTATAGGAAAAGAAGCGCTTTCTGTGGAGGCATGTATTCATAACAGGAGGCATAAAAAATTCAAGATAGAGGATACGGCAGAAGGAATCATAGAATTTGAAGATAACATACTCGCAAGCTTTTATACGATGAATTATTTTACATTCGATATGCCTATAGAGATCACTTTTCACTGTGAAAAGGGCGTTTGCGGGATAAATGGCGATGAAGGATTTATATCGTATAAGGACGGCAGATATGTTTCCATAAAACCACTGGATGAAGATAAAATCGATTATGGGAATGGCGCAAAAAAATACTGGGGTTACTGCCATTTTATCGAAATAAAAAATGCCTATGAGGCTATAGAGGACAAAAGGAATGTGGATGTAAACGGAGAGGATTGCCTCAAGACGCAGCAGATAATAAATTCTATATATGAATCAGGGAAATCAGGGTTTAAAATATATCTGAAGCATGATGCAAATATTTAG